A single genomic interval of Apis cerana isolate GH-2021 linkage group LG14, AcerK_1.0, whole genome shotgun sequence harbors:
- the LOC108001031 gene encoding RING finger protein 207 isoform X4 yields MANSAGTTVDGIDVGENDGTTGVTGGGPRNPLICGVCHDYYNEPCLLSCFHTFCARCIRGPHLEGKVSCPICGQQTQLKDGAQLPPPDQLIRQLVELANSENPPCANCDKRDKSTMFFCTTCGQALCTHCREHTHRAKMFSTHEVLHMSKCAKDTQRRCPTHGEQYIMYSQSAKCMLCATCFRDTPADARLHCVDIETAWQQASKKMERAVNSICELQAGVRDGVLALKSQLDELRHSLDSEKRTLNSFCQGMQEAITKTHGSALTELQRQFETKERMVRSQLLSLGSALPVLQMHLMLCTAFTSGATKYQFLELAHPMLDRLSRVAQLGYPSRPPLLTAHLKTNYKNEFARALQPYVGQAQTPKESLYDQTHTMTQQDPPVIQSSKSAQRIPTKSGTDGGPFSNHCRTFDTQLKELNQQLLTVKERLGELHRDVALLRRANTPPLGTRYEQVARDCRVLEQQLEHYQMELERLRNVFDALWDEQICRIHIEKEIFHSQMNDILSLRSQVKQLQNLAQQLEPFIKSFATGVSAGEVSMTASDVASNQHLQALLDHLARLQMQEPPQPQTQAPTKDHRHSRATATSADNALYMKETKEVPTRCRTPSGGVEAVLDSSGNIVVYGTAKSTDPKRGVLSQLIEKARSKEDRKKSPGREESRDRSQSRRPRKSPDSTKPKTPPGHWSASKVRSLYRSLKGGSGDNSAEGLDQAERCTDSQQPQSHTAGEEGEYQRISEASSTGEAKKRVQAQVHAVPDEQSISTGKGTKVYPASDSEDVFYADEKASTEVRRRRRASCDSLSTTGSGSRRSSIIDGTKQRSWETFPRPKSKRSVTTTEGGASSLSQLKKTDSFEGHEETVRTLVAAVQETRSHLHHRHMHHHRHHRKSKTN; encoded by the exons gCAACAAACACAACTAAAAGATGGAGCACAACTACCACCGCCCGATCAGCTGATACGTCAGTTAGTTGAATTGGCAAATTCTGAAAATCCACCTTGTGCCAATTGTGATAAGCGTGACAAATCTACTATGTTTTTCTGTACAACATGTG GACAAGCATTGTGTACACACTGTAGGGAGCATACCCACCGAGCAAAGATGTTCTCTACCCATGAGGTGCTGCATATGAGCAAATGCGCCAAGGATACTCAACGCCGCTGCCCTACCCATGGagaacaatatataatgtacagTCAAAGTGCCAAGTGCATGCTCTGCGCCACTTGTTTTCGCGATACTCCTGCAGATGCGAGACTTCATTGCGTTGATATCGAAACTGCCTGGCAACAGGCATCAAAGAAGATGGAACGAGCTGTTAATTCTATCTGCGAACTACAAGCTGGTGTGCGGGATGGAGTATTGGCTTTAAAATCGCAATTGGATGAACTGCGACATAGTTTGGATTCCGAAAAGAGAACATTGAATTCTTTCTGTCAGGGAATGCAAGAAGCTATAACAAAGACACATGGAAGTGCTTTGACGGAGTTACAGCGACAATTTGAAACGAAGGAGAGGATGGTTCGCAGTCAATTGTTATCACTAGGTAGCGCACTACCTGTACTGCAGATGCATTTAATGCTGTGCACCGCCTTCACAAGCGGTGCcacaaaatatcaatttctcgAGCTAGCCCATCCAATGTTAGACCGGCTTAGTCGAGTCGCGCAATTAGGATATCCATCAAGGCCACCTTTGCTGACCGCGCATTTGAAGACTAACTATAAGAATGAATTTGCTCGTGCACTGCAACCGTATGTGGGTCAAGCACAGACTCCGAAAGAATCATTATATGATCAAACTCACACGATGACTCAGCAGGATCCGCCAGTGATTCAG AGCAGCAAATCTGCTCAGAGGATTCCGACCAAGAGTGGGACCGACGGTGGACCGTTTTCCAATCACTGCCGAACATTTGATACTCAGTTAAAGGAATTGAATCAACAGTTGCTCACAGTGAAGGAACGTTTAGGGGAATTGCATCGCGACGTAGCACTTTTGAGAAGAGCCAACACACCTCCGTTAGGCACTCGTTACGAACAAGTGGCAAGAGATTGTCGGGTATTAGAGCAACAATTAGAGCATTATCAAATGGAACTAGAACGCCTTAGAAACGTGTTTGATGCGCTTTGGGATGAACAGATATGTAGAATTcacatagaaaaagaaatattccatTCACAG atgaaTGATATTCTATCATTGAGAAGTCAGGTAAAACAATTGCAGAATCTTGCTCAACAATTAGAACCATTTATAAAATCCTTTGCAACTGGAGTGAGTGCTGGTGAAGTAAGCATGACAGCTTCTGATGTAGCCAGTAATCAGCATTTACAGGCGTTATTGGATCACTTGGCACGGTTACAAATGCAGGAACCACCGCAACCACAAACTCAAGCTCCAACTAAAGATCATCGACATTCGCGCGCTACTGCCACCAGTGCCGATAATGCACTTTACATGAAag aaactaAAGAAGTACCGACACGTTGTCGTACTCCTTCCGGTGGTGTCGAAGCTGTTTTGGATTCGAGTGGAAATATCGTTGTCTATGGAACAGCCAAGTCTACAGATCCTAAAAGAGGAGTACTTAGTCAACTGATTGAGAAAGCTAGAAGTAAAGAGGATCGTAAAAAGTCACcagggagagaggagagtcGCGATCGTAGTCAGAGTCGACGACCAAGAAAATCTCCCGATAGTACAAAACCAAAGACACCGCCTGGTCACTGGTCTGCCAGCAAAGTACGTTCTTTATATCGATCATTGAAGGGTGGCAGCGGAGATAATTCTGCTGAAGGACTTGATCAAGCGGAAAGATGTACGGATTCCCAGCAACCACAGTCGCATACGGCTG GCGAAGAAGGAGAATATCAACGAATTTCGGAGGCATCCAGCACTGGAGAGGCAAAAAAACGCGTTCAGGCTCAGGTGCATGCAGTTCCCGACGAACAATCAATTTCTACAGGCAAAGGAACCAAAGTGTATCCGGCCAGTGATTCGGAGGATGTATTCTACGCGGATGAAAAGGCCTCGACAGAAGTGAGGAGACGTCGTCGTGCGAGTTGCGACAGCCTAAGTACCACTGGCTCAGGAAGCAGGCGGTCGAGCATCATTGATGGGACG AAGCAGCGTTCCTGGGAAACATTTCCACGGCCAAAAAGCAAACGCAGCGTAACGACTACTGAGGGTGGAGCTTCGTCCCTTAGCCAATTGAAGAAAACAGATAGTTTCGAGGGACACGAGGAAACGGTGAGGACGCTGGTGGCAGCCGTACAGGAAACGAGATCGCATCTACATCACCGTCATATGCACCATCATCGCCATCATCGGAAGAGCAAGACAAATTAA
- the LOC108001031 gene encoding RING finger protein 207 isoform X2 — translation MANSAGTTVDGIDVGENDGTTGVTGGGPRNPLICGVCHDYYNEPCLLSCFHTFCARCIRGPHLEGKVSCPICGQQTQLKDGAQLPPPDQLIRQLVELANSENPPCANCDKRDKSTMFFCTTCGQALCTHCREHTHRAKMFSTHEVLHMSKCAKDTQRRCPTHGEQYIMYSQSAKCMLCATCFRDTPADARLHCVDIETAWQQASKKMERAVNSICELQAGVRDGVLALKSQLDELRHSLDSEKRTLNSFCQGMQEAITKTHGSALTELQRQFETKERMVRSQLLSLGSALPVLQMHLMLCTAFTSGATKYQFLELAHPMLDRLSRVAQLGYPSRPPLLTAHLKTNYKNEFARALQPYVGQAQTPKESLYDQTHTMTQQDPPVIQSSKSAQRIPTKSGTDGGPFSNHCRTFDTQLKELNQQLLTVKERLGELHRDVALLRRANTPPLGTRYEQVARDCRVLEQQLEHYQMELERLRNVFDALWDEQICRIHIEKEIFHSQMNDILSLRSQVKQLQNLAQQLEPFIKSFATGVSAGEVSMTASDVASNQHLQALLDHLARLQMQEPPQPQTQAPTKDHRHSRATATSADNALYMKETKEVPTRCRTPSGGVEAVLDSSGNIVVYGTAKSTDPKRGVLSQLIEKARSKEDRKKSPGREESRDRSQSRRPRKSPDSTKPKTPPGHWSASKVRSLYRSLKGGSGDNSAEGLDQAERCTDSQQPQSHTAGEEGEYQRISEASSTGEAKKRVQAQVHAVPDEQSISTGKGTKVYPASDSEDVFYADEKASTEVRRRRRASCDSLSTTGSGSRRSSIIDGTVGQSAQDPRKTMVLLIGSTPKSSSLVQKQRSWETFPRPKSKRSVTTTEGGASSLSQLKKTDSFEGHEETVRTLVAAVQETRSHLHHRHMHHHRHHRKSKTN, via the exons gCAACAAACACAACTAAAAGATGGAGCACAACTACCACCGCCCGATCAGCTGATACGTCAGTTAGTTGAATTGGCAAATTCTGAAAATCCACCTTGTGCCAATTGTGATAAGCGTGACAAATCTACTATGTTTTTCTGTACAACATGTG GACAAGCATTGTGTACACACTGTAGGGAGCATACCCACCGAGCAAAGATGTTCTCTACCCATGAGGTGCTGCATATGAGCAAATGCGCCAAGGATACTCAACGCCGCTGCCCTACCCATGGagaacaatatataatgtacagTCAAAGTGCCAAGTGCATGCTCTGCGCCACTTGTTTTCGCGATACTCCTGCAGATGCGAGACTTCATTGCGTTGATATCGAAACTGCCTGGCAACAGGCATCAAAGAAGATGGAACGAGCTGTTAATTCTATCTGCGAACTACAAGCTGGTGTGCGGGATGGAGTATTGGCTTTAAAATCGCAATTGGATGAACTGCGACATAGTTTGGATTCCGAAAAGAGAACATTGAATTCTTTCTGTCAGGGAATGCAAGAAGCTATAACAAAGACACATGGAAGTGCTTTGACGGAGTTACAGCGACAATTTGAAACGAAGGAGAGGATGGTTCGCAGTCAATTGTTATCACTAGGTAGCGCACTACCTGTACTGCAGATGCATTTAATGCTGTGCACCGCCTTCACAAGCGGTGCcacaaaatatcaatttctcgAGCTAGCCCATCCAATGTTAGACCGGCTTAGTCGAGTCGCGCAATTAGGATATCCATCAAGGCCACCTTTGCTGACCGCGCATTTGAAGACTAACTATAAGAATGAATTTGCTCGTGCACTGCAACCGTATGTGGGTCAAGCACAGACTCCGAAAGAATCATTATATGATCAAACTCACACGATGACTCAGCAGGATCCGCCAGTGATTCAG AGCAGCAAATCTGCTCAGAGGATTCCGACCAAGAGTGGGACCGACGGTGGACCGTTTTCCAATCACTGCCGAACATTTGATACTCAGTTAAAGGAATTGAATCAACAGTTGCTCACAGTGAAGGAACGTTTAGGGGAATTGCATCGCGACGTAGCACTTTTGAGAAGAGCCAACACACCTCCGTTAGGCACTCGTTACGAACAAGTGGCAAGAGATTGTCGGGTATTAGAGCAACAATTAGAGCATTATCAAATGGAACTAGAACGCCTTAGAAACGTGTTTGATGCGCTTTGGGATGAACAGATATGTAGAATTcacatagaaaaagaaatattccatTCACAG atgaaTGATATTCTATCATTGAGAAGTCAGGTAAAACAATTGCAGAATCTTGCTCAACAATTAGAACCATTTATAAAATCCTTTGCAACTGGAGTGAGTGCTGGTGAAGTAAGCATGACAGCTTCTGATGTAGCCAGTAATCAGCATTTACAGGCGTTATTGGATCACTTGGCACGGTTACAAATGCAGGAACCACCGCAACCACAAACTCAAGCTCCAACTAAAGATCATCGACATTCGCGCGCTACTGCCACCAGTGCCGATAATGCACTTTACATGAAag aaactaAAGAAGTACCGACACGTTGTCGTACTCCTTCCGGTGGTGTCGAAGCTGTTTTGGATTCGAGTGGAAATATCGTTGTCTATGGAACAGCCAAGTCTACAGATCCTAAAAGAGGAGTACTTAGTCAACTGATTGAGAAAGCTAGAAGTAAAGAGGATCGTAAAAAGTCACcagggagagaggagagtcGCGATCGTAGTCAGAGTCGACGACCAAGAAAATCTCCCGATAGTACAAAACCAAAGACACCGCCTGGTCACTGGTCTGCCAGCAAAGTACGTTCTTTATATCGATCATTGAAGGGTGGCAGCGGAGATAATTCTGCTGAAGGACTTGATCAAGCGGAAAGATGTACGGATTCCCAGCAACCACAGTCGCATACGGCTG GCGAAGAAGGAGAATATCAACGAATTTCGGAGGCATCCAGCACTGGAGAGGCAAAAAAACGCGTTCAGGCTCAGGTGCATGCAGTTCCCGACGAACAATCAATTTCTACAGGCAAAGGAACCAAAGTGTATCCGGCCAGTGATTCGGAGGATGTATTCTACGCGGATGAAAAGGCCTCGACAGAAGTGAGGAGACGTCGTCGTGCGAGTTGCGACAGCCTAAGTACCACTGGCTCAGGAAGCAGGCGGTCGAGCATCATTGATGGGACGGTAGGTCAATCCGCGCAGGATCCCAGGAAAACAATGGTTCTTTTGATCGGATCTACACCGAAGTCGTCGTCTCTGGTACAGAAGCAGCGTTCCTGGGAAACATTTCCACGGCCAAAAAGCAAACGCAGCGTAACGACTACTGAGGGTGGAGCTTCGTCCCTTAGCCAATTGAAGAAAACAGATAGTTTCGAGGGACACGAGGAAACGGTGAGGACGCTGGTGGCAGCCGTACAGGAAACGAGATCGCATCTACATCACCGTCATATGCACCATCATCGCCATCATCGGAAGAGCAAGACAAATTAA
- the LOC108001031 gene encoding RING finger protein 207 isoform X3, whose product MANSAGTTVDGIDVGENDGTTGVTGGGPRNPLICGVCHDYYNEPCLLSCFHTFCARCIRGPHLEGKVSCPICGQQTQLKDGAQLPPPDQLIRQLVELANSENPPCANCDKRDKSTMFFCTTCGQALCTHCREHTHRAKMFSTHEVLHMSKCAKDTQRRCPTHGEQYIMYSQSAKCMLCATCFRDTPADARLHCVDIETAWQQASKKMERAVNSICELQAGVRDGVLALKSQLDELRHSLDSEKRTLNSFCQGMQEAITKTHGSALTELQRQFETKERMVRSQLLSLGSALPVLQMHLMLCTAFTSGATKYQFLELAHPMLDRLSRVAQLGYPSRPPLLTAHLKTNYKNEFARALQPYVGQAQTPKESLYDQTHTMTQQDPPVIQQSSKSAQRIPTKSGTDGGPFSNHCRTFDTQLKELNQQLLTVKERLGELHRDVALLRRANTPPLGTRYEQVARDCRVLEQQLEHYQMELERLRNVFDALWDEQICRIHIEKEIFHSQMNDILSLRSQVKQLQNLAQQLEPFIKSFATGVSAGEVSMTASDVASNQHLQALLDHLARLQMQEPPQPQTQAPTKDHRHSRATATSADNALYMKETKEVPTRCRTPSGGVEAVLDSSGNIVVYGTAKSTDPKRGVLSQLIEKARSKEDRKKSPGREESRDRSQSRRPRKSPDSTKPKTPPGHWSASKVRSLYRSLKGGSGDNSAEGLDQAERCTDSQQPQSHTAGEEGEYQRISEASSTGEAKKRVQAQVHAVPDEQSISTGKGTKVYPASDSEDVFYADEKASTEVRRRRRASCDSLSTTGSGSRRSSIIDGTKQRSWETFPRPKSKRSVTTTEGGASSLSQLKKTDSFEGHEETVRTLVAAVQETRSHLHHRHMHHHRHHRKSKTN is encoded by the exons gCAACAAACACAACTAAAAGATGGAGCACAACTACCACCGCCCGATCAGCTGATACGTCAGTTAGTTGAATTGGCAAATTCTGAAAATCCACCTTGTGCCAATTGTGATAAGCGTGACAAATCTACTATGTTTTTCTGTACAACATGTG GACAAGCATTGTGTACACACTGTAGGGAGCATACCCACCGAGCAAAGATGTTCTCTACCCATGAGGTGCTGCATATGAGCAAATGCGCCAAGGATACTCAACGCCGCTGCCCTACCCATGGagaacaatatataatgtacagTCAAAGTGCCAAGTGCATGCTCTGCGCCACTTGTTTTCGCGATACTCCTGCAGATGCGAGACTTCATTGCGTTGATATCGAAACTGCCTGGCAACAGGCATCAAAGAAGATGGAACGAGCTGTTAATTCTATCTGCGAACTACAAGCTGGTGTGCGGGATGGAGTATTGGCTTTAAAATCGCAATTGGATGAACTGCGACATAGTTTGGATTCCGAAAAGAGAACATTGAATTCTTTCTGTCAGGGAATGCAAGAAGCTATAACAAAGACACATGGAAGTGCTTTGACGGAGTTACAGCGACAATTTGAAACGAAGGAGAGGATGGTTCGCAGTCAATTGTTATCACTAGGTAGCGCACTACCTGTACTGCAGATGCATTTAATGCTGTGCACCGCCTTCACAAGCGGTGCcacaaaatatcaatttctcgAGCTAGCCCATCCAATGTTAGACCGGCTTAGTCGAGTCGCGCAATTAGGATATCCATCAAGGCCACCTTTGCTGACCGCGCATTTGAAGACTAACTATAAGAATGAATTTGCTCGTGCACTGCAACCGTATGTGGGTCAAGCACAGACTCCGAAAGAATCATTATATGATCAAACTCACACGATGACTCAGCAGGATCCGCCAGTGATTCAG CAGAGCAGCAAATCTGCTCAGAGGATTCCGACCAAGAGTGGGACCGACGGTGGACCGTTTTCCAATCACTGCCGAACATTTGATACTCAGTTAAAGGAATTGAATCAACAGTTGCTCACAGTGAAGGAACGTTTAGGGGAATTGCATCGCGACGTAGCACTTTTGAGAAGAGCCAACACACCTCCGTTAGGCACTCGTTACGAACAAGTGGCAAGAGATTGTCGGGTATTAGAGCAACAATTAGAGCATTATCAAATGGAACTAGAACGCCTTAGAAACGTGTTTGATGCGCTTTGGGATGAACAGATATGTAGAATTcacatagaaaaagaaatattccatTCACAG atgaaTGATATTCTATCATTGAGAAGTCAGGTAAAACAATTGCAGAATCTTGCTCAACAATTAGAACCATTTATAAAATCCTTTGCAACTGGAGTGAGTGCTGGTGAAGTAAGCATGACAGCTTCTGATGTAGCCAGTAATCAGCATTTACAGGCGTTATTGGATCACTTGGCACGGTTACAAATGCAGGAACCACCGCAACCACAAACTCAAGCTCCAACTAAAGATCATCGACATTCGCGCGCTACTGCCACCAGTGCCGATAATGCACTTTACATGAAag aaactaAAGAAGTACCGACACGTTGTCGTACTCCTTCCGGTGGTGTCGAAGCTGTTTTGGATTCGAGTGGAAATATCGTTGTCTATGGAACAGCCAAGTCTACAGATCCTAAAAGAGGAGTACTTAGTCAACTGATTGAGAAAGCTAGAAGTAAAGAGGATCGTAAAAAGTCACcagggagagaggagagtcGCGATCGTAGTCAGAGTCGACGACCAAGAAAATCTCCCGATAGTACAAAACCAAAGACACCGCCTGGTCACTGGTCTGCCAGCAAAGTACGTTCTTTATATCGATCATTGAAGGGTGGCAGCGGAGATAATTCTGCTGAAGGACTTGATCAAGCGGAAAGATGTACGGATTCCCAGCAACCACAGTCGCATACGGCTG GCGAAGAAGGAGAATATCAACGAATTTCGGAGGCATCCAGCACTGGAGAGGCAAAAAAACGCGTTCAGGCTCAGGTGCATGCAGTTCCCGACGAACAATCAATTTCTACAGGCAAAGGAACCAAAGTGTATCCGGCCAGTGATTCGGAGGATGTATTCTACGCGGATGAAAAGGCCTCGACAGAAGTGAGGAGACGTCGTCGTGCGAGTTGCGACAGCCTAAGTACCACTGGCTCAGGAAGCAGGCGGTCGAGCATCATTGATGGGACG AAGCAGCGTTCCTGGGAAACATTTCCACGGCCAAAAAGCAAACGCAGCGTAACGACTACTGAGGGTGGAGCTTCGTCCCTTAGCCAATTGAAGAAAACAGATAGTTTCGAGGGACACGAGGAAACGGTGAGGACGCTGGTGGCAGCCGTACAGGAAACGAGATCGCATCTACATCACCGTCATATGCACCATCATCGCCATCATCGGAAGAGCAAGACAAATTAA
- the LOC108001031 gene encoding RING finger protein 207 isoform X1: MANSAGTTVDGIDVGENDGTTGVTGGGPRNPLICGVCHDYYNEPCLLSCFHTFCARCIRGPHLEGKVSCPICGQQTQLKDGAQLPPPDQLIRQLVELANSENPPCANCDKRDKSTMFFCTTCGQALCTHCREHTHRAKMFSTHEVLHMSKCAKDTQRRCPTHGEQYIMYSQSAKCMLCATCFRDTPADARLHCVDIETAWQQASKKMERAVNSICELQAGVRDGVLALKSQLDELRHSLDSEKRTLNSFCQGMQEAITKTHGSALTELQRQFETKERMVRSQLLSLGSALPVLQMHLMLCTAFTSGATKYQFLELAHPMLDRLSRVAQLGYPSRPPLLTAHLKTNYKNEFARALQPYVGQAQTPKESLYDQTHTMTQQDPPVIQQSSKSAQRIPTKSGTDGGPFSNHCRTFDTQLKELNQQLLTVKERLGELHRDVALLRRANTPPLGTRYEQVARDCRVLEQQLEHYQMELERLRNVFDALWDEQICRIHIEKEIFHSQMNDILSLRSQVKQLQNLAQQLEPFIKSFATGVSAGEVSMTASDVASNQHLQALLDHLARLQMQEPPQPQTQAPTKDHRHSRATATSADNALYMKETKEVPTRCRTPSGGVEAVLDSSGNIVVYGTAKSTDPKRGVLSQLIEKARSKEDRKKSPGREESRDRSQSRRPRKSPDSTKPKTPPGHWSASKVRSLYRSLKGGSGDNSAEGLDQAERCTDSQQPQSHTAGEEGEYQRISEASSTGEAKKRVQAQVHAVPDEQSISTGKGTKVYPASDSEDVFYADEKASTEVRRRRRASCDSLSTTGSGSRRSSIIDGTVGQSAQDPRKTMVLLIGSTPKSSSLVQKQRSWETFPRPKSKRSVTTTEGGASSLSQLKKTDSFEGHEETVRTLVAAVQETRSHLHHRHMHHHRHHRKSKTN, translated from the exons gCAACAAACACAACTAAAAGATGGAGCACAACTACCACCGCCCGATCAGCTGATACGTCAGTTAGTTGAATTGGCAAATTCTGAAAATCCACCTTGTGCCAATTGTGATAAGCGTGACAAATCTACTATGTTTTTCTGTACAACATGTG GACAAGCATTGTGTACACACTGTAGGGAGCATACCCACCGAGCAAAGATGTTCTCTACCCATGAGGTGCTGCATATGAGCAAATGCGCCAAGGATACTCAACGCCGCTGCCCTACCCATGGagaacaatatataatgtacagTCAAAGTGCCAAGTGCATGCTCTGCGCCACTTGTTTTCGCGATACTCCTGCAGATGCGAGACTTCATTGCGTTGATATCGAAACTGCCTGGCAACAGGCATCAAAGAAGATGGAACGAGCTGTTAATTCTATCTGCGAACTACAAGCTGGTGTGCGGGATGGAGTATTGGCTTTAAAATCGCAATTGGATGAACTGCGACATAGTTTGGATTCCGAAAAGAGAACATTGAATTCTTTCTGTCAGGGAATGCAAGAAGCTATAACAAAGACACATGGAAGTGCTTTGACGGAGTTACAGCGACAATTTGAAACGAAGGAGAGGATGGTTCGCAGTCAATTGTTATCACTAGGTAGCGCACTACCTGTACTGCAGATGCATTTAATGCTGTGCACCGCCTTCACAAGCGGTGCcacaaaatatcaatttctcgAGCTAGCCCATCCAATGTTAGACCGGCTTAGTCGAGTCGCGCAATTAGGATATCCATCAAGGCCACCTTTGCTGACCGCGCATTTGAAGACTAACTATAAGAATGAATTTGCTCGTGCACTGCAACCGTATGTGGGTCAAGCACAGACTCCGAAAGAATCATTATATGATCAAACTCACACGATGACTCAGCAGGATCCGCCAGTGATTCAG CAGAGCAGCAAATCTGCTCAGAGGATTCCGACCAAGAGTGGGACCGACGGTGGACCGTTTTCCAATCACTGCCGAACATTTGATACTCAGTTAAAGGAATTGAATCAACAGTTGCTCACAGTGAAGGAACGTTTAGGGGAATTGCATCGCGACGTAGCACTTTTGAGAAGAGCCAACACACCTCCGTTAGGCACTCGTTACGAACAAGTGGCAAGAGATTGTCGGGTATTAGAGCAACAATTAGAGCATTATCAAATGGAACTAGAACGCCTTAGAAACGTGTTTGATGCGCTTTGGGATGAACAGATATGTAGAATTcacatagaaaaagaaatattccatTCACAG atgaaTGATATTCTATCATTGAGAAGTCAGGTAAAACAATTGCAGAATCTTGCTCAACAATTAGAACCATTTATAAAATCCTTTGCAACTGGAGTGAGTGCTGGTGAAGTAAGCATGACAGCTTCTGATGTAGCCAGTAATCAGCATTTACAGGCGTTATTGGATCACTTGGCACGGTTACAAATGCAGGAACCACCGCAACCACAAACTCAAGCTCCAACTAAAGATCATCGACATTCGCGCGCTACTGCCACCAGTGCCGATAATGCACTTTACATGAAag aaactaAAGAAGTACCGACACGTTGTCGTACTCCTTCCGGTGGTGTCGAAGCTGTTTTGGATTCGAGTGGAAATATCGTTGTCTATGGAACAGCCAAGTCTACAGATCCTAAAAGAGGAGTACTTAGTCAACTGATTGAGAAAGCTAGAAGTAAAGAGGATCGTAAAAAGTCACcagggagagaggagagtcGCGATCGTAGTCAGAGTCGACGACCAAGAAAATCTCCCGATAGTACAAAACCAAAGACACCGCCTGGTCACTGGTCTGCCAGCAAAGTACGTTCTTTATATCGATCATTGAAGGGTGGCAGCGGAGATAATTCTGCTGAAGGACTTGATCAAGCGGAAAGATGTACGGATTCCCAGCAACCACAGTCGCATACGGCTG GCGAAGAAGGAGAATATCAACGAATTTCGGAGGCATCCAGCACTGGAGAGGCAAAAAAACGCGTTCAGGCTCAGGTGCATGCAGTTCCCGACGAACAATCAATTTCTACAGGCAAAGGAACCAAAGTGTATCCGGCCAGTGATTCGGAGGATGTATTCTACGCGGATGAAAAGGCCTCGACAGAAGTGAGGAGACGTCGTCGTGCGAGTTGCGACAGCCTAAGTACCACTGGCTCAGGAAGCAGGCGGTCGAGCATCATTGATGGGACGGTAGGTCAATCCGCGCAGGATCCCAGGAAAACAATGGTTCTTTTGATCGGATCTACACCGAAGTCGTCGTCTCTGGTACAGAAGCAGCGTTCCTGGGAAACATTTCCACGGCCAAAAAGCAAACGCAGCGTAACGACTACTGAGGGTGGAGCTTCGTCCCTTAGCCAATTGAAGAAAACAGATAGTTTCGAGGGACACGAGGAAACGGTGAGGACGCTGGTGGCAGCCGTACAGGAAACGAGATCGCATCTACATCACCGTCATATGCACCATCATCGCCATCATCGGAAGAGCAAGACAAATTAA